ACACTGGTTTTGTGGAAATTGAAGGAGTGAAAGTTCCTGTTGATATTCGCAGTTCTGCCCGCTTCGGTGCCCACACTTATGCTCTAAGTGAACCCTATATTTTAGACGGACTGGAATTCGGTTGGGATTATTTTTCAAATGAATTCTCTTACCGAATATACCTTGCCCAAGAAAAAAGATGGGAGAATACAGGAATACTGACAGCCGTTACCGAAACAGCTCTGAACGAAGACCCCTATTTTACATACAATACTGTCTTCGGCGAAGGAAAACCGTGGGCTTGCCTTACTTCCGAAGGTCTTGAATCTGCTAAGTGGAGAACTGTAAGCACCAAAGCGATATTTGGCTGGAACAGCTTATATGACACAGCATATACGAAAATGCTCCTTGAAAAAACTCTGCAACTCACCACAGATAAAAATGGATTCTATGCCGGAACTTATGAAAATGACGGTAGAATAAATTCAGTTAACACCTGTAACACCAACGGAGTCATTCTCGAAGCCCTGTGCTATAGAAAATTCGGACCATTCCTCCGGATTCAGGGTAAGGGGAATAAGAAATAATCATGTTCTCTGGCAGAGAATGGATACTTGCAGTGTTTCTGGTGCTATTATCAAGCACCACCTGCTACGGAGAAAATAAACCTTTATATATAAAAGATATTCCTAGTCCGGGGATGAAAACGCTTGGTCAAAAGAATAAAAGCTGGAGCTTTCTGGACATGATGGAAAGGTCATTTAAAATAGATACGGAGCGATTTAACGGCAAACAATCTTTCGGAGAAGTTCTGGCAAGGGAAATGTCCATAAACGTGGGATACACAACCGCCGTAACAAGCATTCAGCAAGCAAATAGCAACGGAAAATCACCTAAAGAAATCGTAAAACAAACTTTTACCGAAACAATTGGATTTAACGGACTTTCACCATATTACGGCAGAGTTACTTTCTATCAATATGCAGACTCGACATATCAACAAGGATATGAACCAGATTTCAGTTATAGCTTCGGGGTTGCAAACTACGCCCCGGACACACTTAGTATTGAATACTCGAACTACGGAGGCAACAGACTTTCCCCTAAAGTGGGTGAAGAATTTACTGACTTGAATCAGGGAACAATAACAACCACCTACAGGTTTGAAGTGCCTGAATCGGTCGTACGACTCCTGCACCCTGATGATGAAGCAAGAATTTTGGGATGGGCATCATATAATCTAACCCCAGAATACCAGCCTGGCAGATGGTGGAAACAATGGTTCGGGCTGGGTTTTTCTGTTCCAATATGGAATAATATCAGCATCTGGGCGCAGGGTAACCTTTATCCAGATTCATCACAGACAACAGCAGGCGATCCTGATTTTACATATGGATTCGGTTACTATGACTGGTCTCCCGGAGGATTTATTCTTGCCTTCAGCAGTTATGCTCCTAACGGTTTTCCGTGGGGGGATAGTAACAAAAAAGGAGACTTCATGGATGGAAGCGTATTTTTCGGTTATAATCTTGATCTTGAATCCATCTGGAACTTTTTCACAGGTAAGCAGAGTAGAACAAAATCAAAGCCAAGCAAGGCTCGTCCACCATGGGGACCAGGCTATATGGAATGGTGAGGATTAAATGAAAAAGAAAAGAAATCTTGTCAGACTATTGCAAGTAACCGCACTTGTTACGGTATTATTTTCCGTGTGCGGGTGTAAACTGCATTCACGTTCAGCAAGTGATGATATTTTCGCATTCAAAAGAGTTTCCACGAAACCTTCGCCAAGACATGCTGTCGCTACAGGTCACTTTTGGGAGCAAAAATCACCTGCGGTTCTTTCAGAAAAAGATACAAACAACGCAAAACAAGCATGGGCTTATTTTGAACGCACAATATTTCCAGAAACAGGCTTACCGCAGGGAGCTGTCGGCAGCGACACCCTGACCATGTACAATATAGCCGGATATCTGGCAGCACTGACATGTGCTAAAAGGCTTGAAATAATAGACAACATTTCTTTCCACACTCACATGACCAAATTAGTTACATGGCTTAATTCCATGCAATTAAACTCAATTGGAACTCCCAACACGTTCTATAACGCTCGAACCGGACAAATGATCCAAAATAATGGACAGCAGGGTGAGGATGGACATTCTGCCATAGACATTGGTCGCATGTTAATCTGGTTACGAATTGTCCGTAACGAATACCCTACCCATGCAGCAGCGATAGACAGAGCGGTGCTACGATGGAATTTCAGAAAAATGCTTGACGCCGAGGGACTCCTTTATGGAGCATATAAAGACAATTCAGGACAGCTGAAATCTTATAGACAAGGCCGATTAGGTCCATTGCAATATGCGGCAAAAGGTTTTGCTTTATGGGGCTTCAATGTGAAAGCTTCCATGCTTACTGATCATTATTCAATGGTAACAATTAATGAAATCCTCCTTCCATTTGATAATCGCCCTATCAAAGAAGCCGGACTCCCGCGCTCGCAAGGTGAACCTTTTCAGATTGGTGCAGTTGTAACTGGCAGTAGTCTGCTGGGCGGAATAGAAATGGGATGGTTGACCCCAGTCTACGGAATGGAAAACACCTTATGGCCTGAAGATGAAACTTCCCGCCAACTGGCATCGGCATCCTATGAAGTTCAACAATCCCGATATGAAGTAGAGGGATTACTGACAGCACGGACAGATCACAATCTTGATCACCCTCCATATTTTGTAATAGATTCAGTCCTTGCGCTCGGAGAACCTTTTGCCACAATAGACAAATCTGGGAAGAGCCACCCCGAACAAGCGTGCGTTTCCACTGGGGCCACATTCCTACTTTGGGCCATGTTCGATACACCATATACAGACCTGCTCATGAACGCGGTTCCGGATATGTTTGACAGTTACGGCGGATGGTATGCGGGCTATTACGAAGATAGCGGAATACCGAACAAATCAATTTCCCTAAATGATAATGCCGCAATTTTAGAAGCACTTACTTTCGTCCATTCAGGCATACTTTACAGAGATTCAACCATACCCGGCTATTGGGAGCTGACTCTCAAAAGCGAATCATTTGAATCACTGGGACTCCCGCCGTCGAAATTCCAAACAGAATTTCAACCATTGCTACCTTTGGCAAAAGCGGAGCCGATGCCATGAGAGTAAATTTCATAAAATTAATTTCAACAGTCATGCTCTTCGCATTTGTAATTTCTGGATTTGCAGCCATGTTTCCCGCAAATTTAGAAGCTGATTTCAAGCCAGCAGTTAAACAGGTGCCAAGGCAAGGGCCGCTCACACCTAGAGAACAAAAATGGGCTGAAACCGCATGGGATTACTTTAAAAACAATGTTAACCCGCAAACCGGACTTGCTGGAGCACAGCCGAACTACTCCCCTTTCACAATGTGGGACCTTTCAGCACATATAGCCGCGGTAGTTGCAGCTAAAGAGCTTGGTATTATTGATAGCAAAGATTTTGATTCGCGCATTAGAAAAATTGTTTCATGGCTGAATGTCATGGAACTTTTCAGGGGAGACCTGCCCAATCAGTTTTACAGTGCGGACAACGGCGCAATGGTGGACTGGTCTAATCAACCTGGTGCGCTGGGATGGTCAGCTCTAGATTTAGGCAGACTACTTACATGGCTGAAAATTCTAAAAGAACGCTACCCGGAGTATGCAGAACAAATTGATAAATCCGTCATGCGCTGGAACTGGTCCAAACTTATGGACCGACAAGGCATCATGTTCGGGGCAAGTTACTATCAAAGAGATGAAAACAATCTGATCCACTACGCTGAAGGGCGCCTCGGATATGAAGAATATGCTGCGAGAGGATTCGGACTTTGGGGAGCAGACACAACGACTGCTTCCAAAATTGATCCATACTCAACCATAACTATATACGGAGTTCCAGTTCCTTTTGATGCTCGGGACCCTGAAAATGAACATGCACCGAACTTCGTGGTAACAGAAAATTACGTTCTTGACGGAATTGAACATAACTGGGACCTGCCCGGAGATCGCAATACCAATGTGAACCGCCATAGTGATCCTATGCAGGCTAAATTTGCTTGGAATGTATATAAAGCTCAAGAATCACGTTTTTTAAATACTGGAATACTTACCGCCAAAACTGAAGATGCCGTCGATAAGGCGCCCTACTTTATCTACGATACAATTCTAGGACAGGGAATCCCGTGGGCAACGCTAAGCCACGAAGGAACTCCGATGCCGGAACTCTCCAGCCTGAACACCAAAGCAGCTCTAGGCCTGTGGGTTCTCTTCAAATCTGATTATACAGACCTTCTGGCAGAGGTTGCCTCCACCATGTACGAACCGGGTAAAGGATTCTATGTGGGCCGTTATGAAAAAACGGGGAAGCTCAATCACGCCATTACCTTGAACGGAAACGGTGTAATCCTCGAAATATTACTCTACAAAACTCAAGGAAAGTTGCTGAAATATAGTGATAGCAAAAGTTACTGGGATAAATTCTTTAAAAGTAATTCTCTGCCATCTAAAGCTCTGCCACCATGGAAATATCAACCTTACATAACCATACACAAATATGACCCTTGATGGAGATTTCATGATTCATCGTAAAGCCGCAATATTTCTAATTATGCTCTTTCTGCTTCCAATGCAGACAGGGTGCGGCGCTATTTATGAAAATGTAAAATGCGGGTTTTCTTCTCCATATGATGAAAACGAACTCGTGCTGACGCAATGTAATATACTGTCCGATAGAGGACAGCTCTTTGCGGAGGTCGCGTGGACATATTTTGAAAAAAACTACAATACCGGAACCGGACTGGTAAACGCGGCCGAAAACTATCCCTACACTTCTGTTGGAGAAATCGCGGCCTATCTTTCAGCCATGATTTCAGCACATCGCATGAATATTCTGGATGAAAGATCTTTCTGCCAAAGGGTAACTAAACTGATTGAATGGCTCAATGCCATGGAGCTTTATGCCGGAGAATTGCCCAACCTGATTTACAACACCAATACAGGACGCATGGTCGGGTTTGATATGAAACCGGGTTCAGCTGGATTTTCCGCACTGGACATAGGACGACTGCTCACATGGCTTAAAGTTTTAAAATCAGAATACCCGCTTTTTGCAGAAGGCGTAGACCGCGCAGTATTGCGTTGGAACTTTTGCCTTGCCATATCAAGCGATGACACGCTTCGAAGCGGACGCACTGTAAACGGGAAAACAGAATTTATATACGAAGGCAGGCTTGGATGGGAAACTTACGCCGCAAGAGGATATGAATTATGGGGGCTTAATGTCCGCTCCTCTGTCCCTTCTCCATTGCGGTATATTGAAATTTACGGACACAAAATACCATATGATCCACGAACTTCAATATCCACGGGAGTGCCAGTATATTTAACATCCACACCTTTTTTACTTGAAGGCATGGAGTATGGATTCTCTGACACTGGAATGCCGGAAAGTCACCCGACCGGAGATGACTCACTTGAAAGGTCCAAAATAGCAAACGGTGTCTATAAAATTCAAGAAGAACGTTATCGCCGCGAAGGTATAATGACTGCCAGAAGTGAAAACGGTGTCGACAAACCACCATACGCAGTCATCGGGACCATTACCGCAGAAGGGAAGCTCTGGCCGACCATTTCCCGCTCTGGAGAAATGAATTATGATCTAGCGGTTTTTTCAACCCGGGCTATTTTCGGAATGTGGTCGTTGTGGAACACAGAATACACGGACTTCATTATGGCTGCAGCAGCTTGTTGTTTCTTTGAAGAAGGACGCGGATGGCTTGAAGGACGATATGAAAAAAATTGGAGAATAAATCGGGTAATTGTACTTGAAACAAACGCTATGGTGCTGGAATCTTTACTTCATAAACTGACAGGACCGCTGGTACGGGTAACTAAAGAACCAAGTTTCATTGATTTCTACATTCGCAAGGAACTACCGATGAGTGATTATCCTAGATGTTTACCAGGTAGAGAAAGGGAGGATTCATAACATGAAATTCTTCCGCATTCTTATAACAACCTTCGCTATATGTTTGATGAGTGCAATATCTGCAGTTGCAGCTTTCGACGGACTGGGCCAACTCGTTTCCAGCCCTACATTTGCTGAAGCGGTTGCCCTCTATAAAAATGGAAAATTTGAGCCATCAGCCATGATTTTACAGGATCTTGCTGAAAACATGAGAGGACTCTCGCCGGAAGTCAGTGGAATAGTCTTTGTCATGGCCAGCCGTGCAGCTGAAAATGCCGGAAATGCGAGAGCCTACGAATCGTGGGGAATGGCCACAGCCCGCTTTGCAAGAGCCGGAATGTCGTGGGACGAAGTCCGCAAAAATCTAGATCAACAACTTGAAATGGCTAGACTCGGGGCCGCCGGACCTGCACCGGTTGGGGCAGGACAAGCACCCGGCTTTGCGGGACCGGCAGTAAGTCTTCCCCCTGAGGCAGGACGTATGGCTACAGCGTGGGAATTATTCGGTCTAAAAAACTACATTAGACCCTCCACGGGACTGCGAAGAGAAAAAACAGCCGATCAGATATGGAACAATATGGGCGATGCAGGGCAAGGACCTGTTACTGTTATTCCTTATTCTGAAGGAATATGGGGACACGCTCCGACTAACCGTCCACAACCTAATCCAAATATTTCCGGGATAAACAATCCTCTAATTAGCAAGCCAACAGCGGTGCCCAGAAATCACAGTTCAGCCGCAGCAGCAGCTACAATAGCCGCGGCCAGTGACTCAACAAACTCGAAACCTGAGTTGAATGAGACCTACCGAGATGCAGCCAGACTTGCATGGAGCTATTTTCAGCGAAATTACCAATCATCCACAGGTCTATACAACGGACTGGACTTATACTCAGTTACTACAGTCTGGGAAATTGGCTCATCACTTGCAGCGCTTAACGCTGCCTATGAATTAGAACTTATACGTACCGATGAATTTAAACAGCGTGCAGGATTAATGCTTCAAACACTTTCATCAATGGATCTGTATAACAACGAGCTGCCTAACAAACTTTACTTTGCCGAGTCGGCAAGAATGGTTGGTGAAGACCAAAAACCTACTTCGT
Above is a genomic segment from Maridesulfovibrio ferrireducens containing:
- a CDS encoding DUF3131 domain-containing protein is translated as MKKKRNLVRLLQVTALVTVLFSVCGCKLHSRSASDDIFAFKRVSTKPSPRHAVATGHFWEQKSPAVLSEKDTNNAKQAWAYFERTIFPETGLPQGAVGSDTLTMYNIAGYLAALTCAKRLEIIDNISFHTHMTKLVTWLNSMQLNSIGTPNTFYNARTGQMIQNNGQQGEDGHSAIDIGRMLIWLRIVRNEYPTHAAAIDRAVLRWNFRKMLDAEGLLYGAYKDNSGQLKSYRQGRLGPLQYAAKGFALWGFNVKASMLTDHYSMVTINEILLPFDNRPIKEAGLPRSQGEPFQIGAVVTGSSLLGGIEMGWLTPVYGMENTLWPEDETSRQLASASYEVQQSRYEVEGLLTARTDHNLDHPPYFVIDSVLALGEPFATIDKSGKSHPEQACVSTGATFLLWAMFDTPYTDLLMNAVPDMFDSYGGWYAGYYEDSGIPNKSISLNDNAAILEALTFVHSGILYRDSTIPGYWELTLKSESFESLGLPPSKFQTEFQPLLPLAKAEPMP
- a CDS encoding DUF3131 domain-containing protein, which produces MRVNFIKLISTVMLFAFVISGFAAMFPANLEADFKPAVKQVPRQGPLTPREQKWAETAWDYFKNNVNPQTGLAGAQPNYSPFTMWDLSAHIAAVVAAKELGIIDSKDFDSRIRKIVSWLNVMELFRGDLPNQFYSADNGAMVDWSNQPGALGWSALDLGRLLTWLKILKERYPEYAEQIDKSVMRWNWSKLMDRQGIMFGASYYQRDENNLIHYAEGRLGYEEYAARGFGLWGADTTTASKIDPYSTITIYGVPVPFDARDPENEHAPNFVVTENYVLDGIEHNWDLPGDRNTNVNRHSDPMQAKFAWNVYKAQESRFLNTGILTAKTEDAVDKAPYFIYDTILGQGIPWATLSHEGTPMPELSSLNTKAALGLWVLFKSDYTDLLAEVASTMYEPGKGFYVGRYEKTGKLNHAITLNGNGVILEILLYKTQGKLLKYSDSKSYWDKFFKSNSLPSKALPPWKYQPYITIHKYDP
- a CDS encoding DUF3131 domain-containing protein, which codes for MIHRKAAIFLIMLFLLPMQTGCGAIYENVKCGFSSPYDENELVLTQCNILSDRGQLFAEVAWTYFEKNYNTGTGLVNAAENYPYTSVGEIAAYLSAMISAHRMNILDERSFCQRVTKLIEWLNAMELYAGELPNLIYNTNTGRMVGFDMKPGSAGFSALDIGRLLTWLKVLKSEYPLFAEGVDRAVLRWNFCLAISSDDTLRSGRTVNGKTEFIYEGRLGWETYAARGYELWGLNVRSSVPSPLRYIEIYGHKIPYDPRTSISTGVPVYLTSTPFLLEGMEYGFSDTGMPESHPTGDDSLERSKIANGVYKIQEERYRREGIMTARSENGVDKPPYAVIGTITAEGKLWPTISRSGEMNYDLAVFSTRAIFGMWSLWNTEYTDFIMAAAACCFFEEGRGWLEGRYEKNWRINRVIVLETNAMVLESLLHKLTGPLVRVTKEPSFIDFYIRKELPMSDYPRCLPGREREDS
- a CDS encoding DUF3131 domain-containing protein gives rise to the protein MKFFRILITTFAICLMSAISAVAAFDGLGQLVSSPTFAEAVALYKNGKFEPSAMILQDLAENMRGLSPEVSGIVFVMASRAAENAGNARAYESWGMATARFARAGMSWDEVRKNLDQQLEMARLGAAGPAPVGAGQAPGFAGPAVSLPPEAGRMATAWELFGLKNYIRPSTGLRREKTADQIWNNMGDAGQGPVTVIPYSEGIWGHAPTNRPQPNPNISGINNPLISKPTAVPRNHSSAAAAATIAAASDSTNSKPELNETYRDAARLAWSYFQRNYQSSTGLYNGLDLYSVTTVWEIGSSLAALNAAYELELIRTDEFKQRAGLMLQTLSSMDLYNNELPNKLYFAESARMVGEDQKPTSSGIGWVGPDVARLLLWLKKTATLHPEFKPTIENIFRRMRTERLVTNGVIYSMNVYAGKEIPTAVSGFGYGSYAAEGLKLWGFNAWSSGDYRKTLGYKDMLGVKVPYDESAKALLSSKPFVLTLMEFGKTGNEQDKLIRRIYEVQVARFNKTKTITSASDGRLDRAPWFATSAIISENGNETWQCTSPYSDKPVELFWSSTAMAFGWDALYNTAYTRMLIEKLSTLSEQGKGFYAGKYDTEGTNKAITLETNALILEAAMYRKMSGIIEPTPNKNRK